One genomic segment of Salmo trutta chromosome 8, fSalTru1.1, whole genome shotgun sequence includes these proteins:
- the LOC115198481 gene encoding SLAM family member 5 — protein sequence MPDFIAYTSTMNISWFLLILTGTWAEVPSIDKYGVKGGFVCLAVAESPEEHKELQWKFKSDVIIVYNKEISPQYKDKVHYNPVNHSLCIKNLKETDSGIYYPIVGKWNLTTIIEYNVTILEAVSIPVMKVVYLYSNSSKGQCNITVNCSVEDVWALSVCNGRQCTLSQQSLTVVNITISNDNNTIQCTGKNHVSAKTKSQPMKDICIEKDGKASKFPVGIIVVSVTAGLLFISVIVGICVGIRRIKSTRRRARKNKQPLQVNPVSAPQGERPGPQNTGGSDVTTIYVTVGKPGAAGVALQSPEEMPESQSEALYSTVQHPAAEESHLVDKVGATKEDRPGPQTPTETEPTSIYSTVQKPAAAQRCPVDKYGNNLNKPDRAAQ from the exons ATGCCAGACTTCATCGCTTACACTTCTACAATGAACATTTCATGGTTTCTACTTATCCTCACAG GGACCTGGGCTGAAGTTCCGTCAATAGACAAGTATGGGGTGAAGGGAGGTTTCGTGTGTCTGGCTGTTGCTGAATCCCCTGAGGAGCATAAAGAACTTCAATGGAAATTCAAAAGTGATGTAATAATAGTTTATAATAAAGAGATCTCTCCTCAATACAAGGACAAGGTGCATTATAACCCAGTGAACCACTCTTTGTGCATTAAGAATCTGAAGGAAACTGACAGTGGAATTTACTATCCGATTGTTGGAAAATGGAATTTAACAACTATTATTGAGTACAATGTAACAATACTGG AAGCTGTTTCCATACCAGTCATGAAGGTGGTGTATCTCTACTCCAACTCAAGTAAGGGACAATGTAACATCACAGTGAACTGTTCTGTTGAAGATGTCTGGGCGTTGTCTGTCTGTAACGGGCGTCAGTGCACACTGTCACAACAGTCACTCACCGTAGTCAATATCACCATCTCCAATGACAACAACACTATCCAGTGCACAGGAAAAAATCACGTCAGCGCAAAGACCAAGTCACAACCCATGAAGGACATAT GTATTGAGAAGGATGGGAAAGCTTCCAAATTCCCAGTTGGCATCATTGTGGTCAGTGTTACTGCTGGATTGCTATTCATTAGTGTGATTGTTGGTATATGTGTTGGTATACGACGCATCAAATCAACCAGAAGAAGGGCCCGTAAAAACAAGCAGCCACTGCAG GTCAACCCAGTGAGCGCTCCACAAGGGGAGAGGCCGGGACCACAAAACACAGGGGGTTCTGACGTAACAACTATCTACGTCACTGTAGGGAAACCAGGAGCAGCAGGAGTGGCGCTCCAGTCACCAGAAGAGATGCCAGAGTCACAGTCAGAGGCGCTCTACAGCACTGTGCAGCACCCAGCTGCAGAAGAGTCTCACCTAGTGGACAAAGTGGGCGCTACAAAAGAGGACAGGCCAGGGCCGCAGACCCCTACTGAGACAGAGCCTACATCAATCTACAGCACTGTACAGAAACCAGCAGCAGCACAGCGTTGCCCAGTGGACAAATACGGGAATAATCTCAACAAACCAGACAGAGCTGCTCAATAG